One window of Streptomyces sp. NBC_00273 genomic DNA carries:
- a CDS encoding polyprenol monophosphomannose synthase, translated as MSDGGQRTYGPLGTALVIIPTYNEAENIGLIVGRVRAAVPEAHILVADDNSPDGTGKLADELAAGDDHVHVLHRKGKEGLGAAYLAGFVWALEQGYGVIVEMDADGSHQPEELPRLLTALAGADLVLGSRWVPGGRVVNWPKSREFISRGGSTYSRLMLNLPMRDVTGGYRAFRRETLEGLGLDEVASAGYCFQVDLARRAVQKGFRVVEVPITFVEREFGDSKMSKDILVEALWRVTQWGIKAQASKLLGKDSGADGGKDGGAQTGKPGSGA; from the coding sequence GTGAGCGACGGCGGACAGCGGACCTACGGACCGCTCGGTACGGCCTTGGTGATCATTCCGACCTACAACGAGGCGGAGAACATCGGGCTGATCGTCGGGCGTGTGCGCGCGGCCGTGCCCGAGGCCCACATCCTCGTCGCGGACGACAACAGTCCGGACGGCACCGGCAAGCTCGCCGACGAGCTGGCGGCCGGCGACGACCACGTCCACGTGCTGCACCGCAAGGGCAAGGAGGGGCTGGGCGCCGCCTACCTGGCGGGCTTCGTCTGGGCCCTGGAGCAGGGCTACGGGGTGATCGTCGAAATGGATGCCGACGGCTCCCACCAGCCCGAGGAGCTGCCCCGCCTGCTGACCGCGCTGGCCGGCGCGGACCTGGTCCTGGGCTCCCGCTGGGTGCCGGGCGGGCGGGTGGTGAACTGGCCGAAGAGCCGGGAGTTCATCTCGCGCGGCGGTTCGACGTACTCCCGGCTGATGCTGAACCTCCCGATGCGGGACGTGACCGGCGGCTACCGGGCCTTCCGCCGGGAGACCCTGGAGGGGCTGGGGCTGGACGAGGTGGCCTCGGCGGGCTACTGCTTCCAGGTCGACCTGGCACGCAGGGCCGTGCAGAAGGGCTTCCGCGTGGTGGAGGTCCCGATCACGTTCGTCGAGCGTGAGTTCGGCGACAGCAAGATGAGCAAGGACATCCTGGTCGAGGCGCTGTGGCGGGTCACCCAGTGGGGCATCAAGGCCCAGGCTTCCAAGCTGCTGGGCAAGGACAGCGGTGCGGACGGCGGCAAGGACGGTGGCGCGCAGACCGGCAAGCCGGGAAGCGGAGCCTGA
- the fxsA gene encoding FxsA family membrane protein — protein sequence MTTGMSTAPRRRSPARTFLPLAIAAWLILEIWLLTVVADVAGGLAVAALLAGGMVLGAVVIKRAGRRAFKNLASTFQQAQQGQQPAPQQPGQGNGLTMLAGLLLMLPGLISDVAGLVLLLPPVRAWIGRRVARSLERKMASAPADSFGGAFQQARIHYPDGKVVQGEVIREERPGRQDGPDVAYRPPLTP from the coding sequence ATGACGACCGGCATGTCCACGGCCCCTCGGCGGCGCTCGCCCGCCCGTACGTTCCTTCCCCTGGCGATCGCCGCCTGGCTGATCCTGGAGATCTGGCTGCTCACCGTGGTCGCGGACGTGGCCGGCGGACTCGCCGTGGCCGCGCTGCTCGCGGGCGGCATGGTCCTGGGCGCGGTGGTCATCAAGCGGGCGGGGCGGCGTGCCTTCAAGAACCTGGCGAGCACCTTCCAGCAGGCCCAGCAGGGGCAGCAGCCCGCTCCGCAGCAGCCCGGCCAGGGCAACGGCCTCACGATGCTGGCGGGCTTGCTCCTGATGCTGCCGGGCCTGATCTCCGACGTGGCGGGTCTGGTCCTGCTGCTGCCGCCCGTCCGGGCCTGGATCGGCCGCAGGGTGGCCCGTTCGCTGGAGCGGAAGATGGCCTCGGCCCCCGCCGACAGCTTCGGCGGCGCCTTCCAGCAGGCCCGTATCCACTACCCCGACGGCAAGGTCGTCCAGGGCGAGGTCATCCGCGAGGAGCGTCCCGGCCGGCAGGACGGCCCGGACGTCGCGTACCGCCCGCCGCTGACTCCATAA
- a CDS encoding RNA polymerase-binding protein RbpA: MSERALRGTRLVVTSYETDRGIDLAPRQAVEYACQNGHRFEMPFSVEAEIPPEWECKACGAMALLVDGDGPEEKKGKPARTHWDMLMERRTREELEEVLAERLAVLRSGAMNIAVHPRDSRKSA, from the coding sequence ATGAGTGAGCGAGCTCTCCGCGGTACGCGCCTCGTGGTTACCAGCTACGAGACGGACCGCGGCATCGATCTGGCCCCGCGCCAGGCGGTGGAGTACGCATGCCAGAACGGACATCGATTTGAGATGCCGTTCTCGGTTGAGGCAGAAATTCCGCCGGAGTGGGAGTGCAAGGCGTGCGGCGCCATGGCACTCCTGGTGGACGGGGATGGGCCCGAAGAGAAGAAGGGCAAGCCCGCGCGAACGCACTGGGACATGCTCATGGAGCGACGCACCCGCGAGGAGCTGGAGGAAGTGCTGGCCGAGAGGCTTGCAGTCCTGCGTTCCGGCGCCATGAACATTGCCGTGCATCCGCGGGACAGCCGCAAGTCCGCCTGA
- a CDS encoding MFS transporter yields the protein MSAEERSRTEEAEPGTDGGRAAAAPTEPTAATDPTAGAAERKREQRGWYFYDFAVSVYSASVLTVFLGPYLTAVAKAAADAEGFVHPLGIPVRAGSFFAYSVSASVILAVLLMPLVGAVADRTGRKKPLLAAAAYTGAAATAGMFFLGGERYLLGGLLLVVANASLSVSMVLYNAYLPQISTPDERDTVSSRGWAFGYTAGSVMLVVNLVLYMGHDSFGLSEGMAIRICLASAGLWWGAFALIPLRRLRDRAVVREPGAAPAVSGWKQLVATLKDMRRYPLTLSFLLAYLIYNDGVQTVISQASIYGSEELKLEQSTLIGAVLLVQVLAVAGALGMGRLARSYGAKRTILGSLAAWAVTLAAGYFLPARTPVWFFALAAMIGLVLGGSQALSRSLFSHLVPAGKEAEYFSAYEMSDRGLSWVGPLVFGLTYQLTGSYRDAIISLVVFFALGFVLLARVPVRRAVEAAGNPVPERI from the coding sequence ATGAGTGCGGAAGAGCGCAGCAGGACCGAAGAAGCGGAACCCGGGACGGACGGCGGTAGAGCCGCAGCCGCCCCGACGGAGCCGACCGCCGCGACGGACCCGACTGCCGGGGCCGCCGAGCGCAAGCGCGAGCAGCGGGGCTGGTACTTCTACGACTTCGCCGTCTCGGTCTACTCGGCGAGCGTGCTGACCGTGTTCCTCGGCCCCTACCTGACGGCCGTGGCCAAGGCCGCCGCGGACGCCGAGGGCTTCGTGCACCCGCTGGGCATACCGGTGCGCGCCGGATCCTTCTTCGCCTACTCCGTCTCGGCCTCGGTGATCCTGGCCGTCCTGCTGATGCCGCTGGTGGGGGCCGTAGCCGACCGGACCGGACGCAAGAAGCCGCTGCTGGCCGCGGCCGCGTACACGGGCGCCGCAGCGACCGCCGGAATGTTCTTCCTGGGCGGTGAGCGCTACCTGCTGGGCGGCCTGCTGCTCGTCGTGGCGAACGCCTCCCTGTCCGTCTCGATGGTGCTCTACAACGCCTACCTGCCGCAGATCTCCACCCCCGACGAACGGGACACCGTCTCCTCGCGGGGCTGGGCGTTCGGCTACACCGCCGGGTCCGTGATGCTGGTGGTGAACCTGGTGCTCTACATGGGGCACGACTCCTTCGGCCTCTCCGAGGGCATGGCGATCCGGATCTGCCTGGCCTCCGCGGGCCTGTGGTGGGGGGCCTTCGCGCTGATCCCGCTGCGCCGGCTGCGGGACCGGGCCGTGGTCCGGGAGCCGGGGGCGGCTCCGGCCGTCAGCGGCTGGAAGCAGCTCGTCGCCACGTTGAAGGACATGCGGCGCTACCCGCTGACCCTGTCGTTCCTGCTGGCGTACCTGATCTACAACGACGGCGTGCAGACCGTGATCTCCCAGGCCTCCATCTACGGCTCGGAGGAGCTGAAGCTGGAGCAGTCCACCCTGATCGGGGCGGTGCTGCTGGTGCAGGTCCTGGCGGTGGCGGGCGCCCTGGGCATGGGCCGCCTCGCCCGGAGCTACGGAGCGAAGCGGACGATCCTGGGCTCGCTGGCCGCGTGGGCGGTGACGCTGGCGGCCGGATACTTCCTGCCGGCCCGGACCCCGGTGTGGTTCTTCGCCCTCGCCGCGATGATCGGGCTGGTGCTGGGAGGCAGCCAGGCGCTCTCGCGCTCGCTGTTCTCGCACCTGGTACCGGCGGGCAAGGAGGCCGAGTACTTCTCGGCGTACGAGATGAGCGACCGGGGCCTGAGCTGGGTGGGGCCGCTGGTGTTCGGCCTGACGTACCAGCTCACGGGCAGCTACCGGGACGCGATCATCTCGCTGGTGGTCTTCTTCGCACTGGGATTCGTGCTCCTGGCGCGAGTGCCGGTGCGGCGCGCGGTGGAGGCGGCAGGCAATCCTGTACCGGAGCGGATCTGA
- a CDS encoding glycerophosphodiester phosphodiesterase — protein MTHVRLRHPYLDHPAPIPFAHRGGAADGLENTAAAFRRAAEAGYRYFETDVHATVDGKLVAFHDSTLDRVTDGQGRIAELPWKKIREARVGGTEPLPLLEDLLEEFPDARWNIDIKAESALHPLVNLIARAGIWDRVCVSSFSESRVARAQKIAGPRLATSYGVRGVLGLRLRSYAIPAALRVGAVAAQVPETQAGIRVVDRRFVRTAHERGLQVHVWTVNEPERMEALLDLGVDGIMTDRIDILRTVLDRRGAWA, from the coding sequence GTGACGCACGTACGCCTTCGCCATCCTTATCTGGACCACCCGGCTCCGATCCCCTTCGCGCACCGGGGCGGTGCCGCGGACGGGCTGGAGAACACCGCCGCCGCCTTCCGCCGGGCCGCCGAAGCGGGCTACCGGTACTTCGAGACCGATGTGCACGCCACCGTGGACGGCAAACTCGTCGCCTTCCACGACTCCACGCTGGACCGGGTCACCGACGGGCAGGGCCGGATCGCCGAACTGCCCTGGAAGAAGATCCGCGAAGCCCGGGTGGGGGGCACCGAGCCGCTGCCGCTCCTCGAAGACCTGCTGGAGGAGTTCCCGGACGCCCGCTGGAACATCGACATCAAGGCCGAATCGGCGCTGCACCCGCTGGTCAACCTGATCGCCCGGGCCGGGATCTGGGACCGGGTCTGCGTGAGCTCCTTCTCGGAGAGCCGGGTGGCCCGCGCCCAGAAGATCGCCGGGCCCCGGCTGGCGACCTCCTACGGCGTGCGCGGGGTGCTCGGCCTGCGGCTGCGCTCGTACGCCATTCCCGCGGCCCTGCGCGTGGGCGCGGTGGCGGCGCAGGTTCCGGAAACCCAGGCCGGCATCCGCGTGGTCGACCGCCGGTTCGTACGGACCGCGCACGAGCGGGGACTCCAGGTGCACGTCTGGACCGTGAACGAACCGGAACGTATGGAGGCTCTCCTCGACCTGGGTGTCGATGGCATCATGACCGACCGGATCGACATCTTGCGCACGGTGCTGGACCGGCGTGGGGCCTGGGCCTGA
- a CDS encoding SCO1417 family MocR-like transcription factor yields the protein MAEWTSAVGAAQLARLIASQQERTSVPGARKLPAYRTLADGIRLLVLEGRVPVAARLPAERELAVALSLSRTTVAAAYEALRGEGFLESRRGSGSWTSVPAGNPLPARGLEPLPPESLGSMIDLGCAALPAPEPWLTKAVQGALEELPPYAHTHGDYPAGLPALRRMLADRYTEQGIPTMPEQIMVTTGAMGAIDAICSLFAGRGERIAVESPSYANILQLMRAAGVRLVPVAMADGLRGWDMDVWRQVLRDSAPRLAYVVADFHNPTGALASEEQRRAMVEAARSAGTVLVADETMLELRLDPGLEMPRPVCSFDPAGSTVITVGSASKAFWAGMRIGWVRAAPDVIRSLVAARAYADLGTPVLEQLAVNWLMRTGGWQEAVEIRREQARENRDALVAAVRRELPDWEFEVPQGGLTLWARAGGLSGSRLAEVGERVGVRVPSGPRFGVDGAFEGYVRLPFTVGGPVAEEAASRLAAAARLVGTGAGGSGAEPPRTFVA from the coding sequence ATGGCCGAATGGACCTCAGCGGTCGGTGCCGCACAGCTAGCCCGCCTCATCGCCTCACAGCAGGAGCGGACCAGCGTCCCCGGGGCGCGCAAGCTGCCCGCCTACCGGACCCTCGCCGACGGCATCCGCCTGCTCGTCCTCGAAGGCCGCGTCCCCGTCGCCGCCCGGCTGCCCGCCGAGCGGGAACTGGCCGTCGCCCTCTCCCTCAGTCGCACCACCGTCGCCGCCGCCTACGAGGCCCTGCGGGGCGAGGGGTTCCTGGAGTCCCGCCGCGGCTCCGGCAGCTGGACCTCCGTACCGGCCGGGAACCCGCTGCCCGCCCGGGGCCTCGAGCCGCTGCCGCCCGAGTCCCTCGGCTCGATGATCGACCTCGGCTGCGCCGCGCTCCCCGCCCCCGAGCCGTGGCTCACCAAGGCCGTCCAGGGCGCCCTGGAGGAGCTGCCGCCGTACGCGCACACCCACGGGGACTACCCGGCGGGCCTGCCCGCGCTGCGCCGGATGCTCGCCGACCGCTACACCGAGCAGGGCATCCCCACCATGCCCGAGCAGATCATGGTCACCACCGGCGCAATGGGCGCCATCGACGCCATCTGCAGCCTCTTCGCCGGGCGGGGGGAGCGGATCGCCGTCGAGTCCCCCTCTTACGCCAACATCCTCCAGCTGATGCGCGCCGCCGGGGTCCGCCTCGTGCCCGTCGCCATGGCCGACGGCCTGCGCGGCTGGGACATGGACGTCTGGCGCCAGGTGCTGCGCGATTCGGCCCCCCGCCTCGCCTACGTGGTCGCCGACTTCCACAACCCGACCGGAGCCCTGGCCTCCGAGGAGCAGCGCCGCGCGATGGTGGAGGCCGCCCGCTCGGCCGGCACCGTCCTGGTGGCCGACGAGACCATGCTGGAGCTCCGGCTGGACCCGGGCCTGGAGATGCCCCGCCCGGTGTGCTCCTTCGACCCGGCCGGCAGCACGGTCATCACGGTGGGCTCCGCCAGCAAGGCGTTCTGGGCGGGCATGCGGATCGGCTGGGTCCGCGCGGCCCCCGACGTGATCCGCAGCCTGGTCGCCGCCCGCGCCTACGCCGACCTGGGCACCCCGGTGCTGGAGCAGCTCGCGGTGAACTGGCTGATGCGGACGGGGGGCTGGCAGGAGGCCGTCGAGATCCGCCGCGAGCAGGCCCGGGAGAACCGCGACGCACTGGTCGCGGCGGTCCGCAGGGAGCTGCCGGACTGGGAGTTCGAGGTGCCGCAGGGCGGGCTGACCCTGTGGGCCCGCGCGGGCGGGCTCTCCGGCTCCCGGCTGGCCGAAGTGGGGGAGCGGGTCGGGGTACGGGTCCCCTCGGGGCCGCGGTTCGGCGTGGACGGGGCCTTCGAGGGCTACGTCCGGCTGCCGTTCACCGTGGGCGGGCCGGTGGCCGAAGAGGCCGCTTCCCGGCTGGCGGCGGCGGCCCGGCTGGTCGGCACGGGCGCGGGCGGCAGCGGGGCGGAGCCGCCGCGCACGTTCGTGGCGTAG
- a CDS encoding ankyrin repeat domain-containing protein, translated as MSEHAAGGSGSQGVPDEDVIELATKIFDLARQGETEALTAYLDAGVPANLTNDRGDTLVMLAAYHGHAEAVSALLARGAEADRANDRGQTPLAGAVFKGEGAVIRALLAGGADPKAGTPSAVDTARMFAKADLLELFGAE; from the coding sequence ATGAGCGAGCACGCAGCCGGGGGCTCCGGTTCCCAGGGCGTCCCCGACGAGGACGTCATCGAGCTGGCCACCAAGATCTTCGACCTCGCCCGCCAGGGCGAGACCGAGGCGCTCACCGCCTACCTGGACGCCGGGGTCCCGGCGAACCTCACCAACGACCGCGGCGACACCCTGGTCATGCTCGCCGCCTACCACGGCCACGCCGAGGCCGTGTCCGCCCTGCTGGCCCGCGGCGCCGAGGCCGACCGCGCCAACGACCGCGGCCAGACCCCGCTCGCCGGCGCCGTCTTCAAGGGCGAAGGGGCCGTCATCCGCGCCCTGCTCGCCGGTGGGGCCGACCCGAAGGCCGGAACGCCCTCCGCCGTGGACACGGCGCGCATGTTCGCCAAGGCCGACCTGCTGGAACTTTTCGGAGCCGAGTAG
- a CDS encoding HEAT repeat domain-containing protein yields the protein MFEPVIAPSGTLLGLLQRGRGDGTLHALAAPRAEALEALNQCVLRDPRQDWQVENRSLYYARLYLDLAGPLGEIEAHLFSADDLVDEEDHRTGLALSVLGHLASYGRDDALMLLRRYAASGANWAWALDELALRDDDEGLRSLAPAVLARFPGTAEGEARLAAAVRDAYEPRPWCLWEETPQYGERLRAARQQGSFDRWQRQMTPSGPRPGWGVQAVFDWAADGLRRGTPLHVPAARCLAAVAQPEDRSAILAAAAGADGEAARATALHHLVLAEPENPAVLDLIEAAADEPAVAAYERMCGPGAVERARRWVHRPDALGEAAAAILAARGGAEDAGLVLGALRSTVRGAGPDTRRLFALVDGAGRLAVGCAAPVLRHIYRETASSHLRGRAARALASTDPTFAAGFAVECLWDCEETTREVAARHAETADARVAPRLRRLAADPAEEEDVQSAVRSRITPESAV from the coding sequence ATGTTCGAACCAGTCATAGCACCGAGCGGTACCCTGCTCGGTCTCCTTCAGCGAGGCCGTGGCGACGGCACGCTGCACGCACTCGCGGCACCCAGGGCGGAGGCCCTCGAGGCCCTCAACCAGTGCGTGCTCCGCGACCCGCGCCAGGACTGGCAGGTCGAGAACCGCTCCTTGTACTACGCCCGGTTGTACCTGGACCTCGCCGGTCCACTGGGCGAGATCGAGGCCCACCTCTTCAGCGCCGACGACCTCGTCGACGAAGAGGACCACCGCACGGGCCTCGCCCTGTCCGTCCTGGGCCACCTGGCCTCCTACGGCCGCGACGACGCGCTCATGCTGCTGCGCCGCTACGCGGCCTCGGGGGCGAACTGGGCCTGGGCGCTCGACGAGCTGGCCCTGCGCGACGACGACGAAGGCCTGCGGTCCCTGGCCCCGGCCGTCCTCGCCCGCTTCCCCGGCACGGCCGAGGGCGAGGCGCGGCTGGCCGCCGCCGTCCGCGACGCCTACGAGCCCCGTCCGTGGTGCCTGTGGGAGGAGACCCCGCAGTACGGGGAGCGCCTGCGCGCCGCCCGTCAGCAGGGTTCCTTCGACCGCTGGCAGCGCCAGATGACCCCGAGCGGCCCCCGGCCCGGCTGGGGCGTCCAGGCCGTCTTCGACTGGGCCGCCGACGGACTGCGCCGCGGTACCCCGCTGCACGTCCCCGCGGCCCGCTGCCTCGCCGCCGTGGCCCAGCCCGAGGACCGCTCCGCCATCCTCGCGGCCGCCGCCGGCGCCGACGGCGAGGCCGCCCGGGCCACCGCCCTGCACCACCTGGTCCTCGCCGAGCCGGAGAACCCGGCCGTGCTGGACCTCATCGAAGCCGCCGCCGACGAGCCCGCCGTGGCCGCCTACGAGCGCATGTGCGGCCCCGGGGCCGTCGAACGGGCCCGACGCTGGGTCCACCGCCCCGACGCGCTCGGCGAGGCCGCCGCGGCCATCCTGGCCGCCCGCGGCGGAGCCGAGGACGCGGGCCTGGTGCTGGGCGCCCTGCGCTCCACCGTGCGCGGCGCGGGCCCGGACACCCGGCGCCTGTTCGCCCTGGTGGACGGCGCAGGCCGGCTCGCCGTCGGCTGCGCGGCCCCCGTGCTGCGCCACATCTACCGCGAGACCGCCTCGTCCCACCTGCGCGGCCGGGCCGCACGGGCCCTGGCCAGCACCGACCCCACCTTCGCGGCGGGCTTCGCCGTCGAATGCCTGTGGGACTGCGAGGAGACCACCCGCGAGGTGGCGGCCCGCCACGCCGAGACGGCCGACGCACGCGTGGCGCCCCGGCTGCGCCGCCTGGCCGCCGATCCGGCGGAGGAGGAGGACGTCCAGTCGGCCGTCCGCAGCCGCATCACACCGGAGTCCGCCGTGTAG
- a CDS encoding RNA polymerase sigma factor yields MRSPRRKTGPPDLTTQEGFGAFYEEHIDAVLGFVTRRVADPHLAADLTADIFLAAMGSASGYRPNRGAPIAWLFGIARNVLSGHARGLARESGALARLSGRRLLEDEDVAALEERIDAQRAFRALAERHAALSEPLRAALDLVVIDELTPAEAAQALGVTQATIRVRLHRARRALRGTGTAAVTETQLEAAR; encoded by the coding sequence GTGCGAAGCCCAAGACGGAAGACCGGGCCACCGGATCTCACCACGCAAGAGGGATTCGGCGCGTTCTACGAGGAGCACATTGACGCCGTGCTCGGGTTCGTCACCCGCCGGGTCGCCGACCCGCACCTGGCGGCGGATCTGACGGCGGACATCTTCCTCGCGGCGATGGGCTCGGCCTCCGGCTACCGGCCCAACAGGGGAGCACCGATCGCCTGGCTGTTCGGCATAGCCCGCAACGTCCTGTCGGGCCACGCCCGCGGGCTGGCCCGCGAGAGCGGCGCCCTGGCGCGGCTGAGCGGCCGCCGCCTCCTGGAGGACGAGGACGTCGCGGCCCTGGAGGAACGGATCGACGCCCAGCGGGCCTTCAGGGCCCTGGCGGAGCGTCACGCCGCCCTTTCCGAGCCGCTGCGCGCGGCCCTCGACCTCGTAGTCATCGACGAACTCACCCCGGCCGAGGCCGCCCAAGCCCTCGGCGTCACCCAGGCGACCATCCGCGTCCGCCTCCACCGGGCCCGCCGCGCGCTGCGCGGGACCGGGACCGCCGCCGTCACCGAAACGCAGTTGGAGGCAGCCCGATGA
- a CDS encoding biotin-dependent carboxyltransferase family protein, protein MAEGLLVVRPGALTTVQDRGRPGYAHLGVPRSGALDTAAYALANRLVGNAPDAAALETTLDGVGLRALAATVVAVTGAPCPVRISGRPVAWGAPVRLPAGAELEVGRTESGVRGYVAVRGGLVGPPVLGSRSTDLLSGLGPPVLSAGMLLPVGPPGPDPAPGADACGLPGPPAELLLPLRLGPRADWFTGASLAGLWRSEFRVSAASNRIGLRTEAGTALVRARTGELPSEGMVLGAVQVPPDGLPVVFLADHPVTGGYPVVGVVPPGRALDAAAQARPGIPVRFVRSR, encoded by the coding sequence GTGGCTGAGGGGCTGCTGGTGGTGCGGCCGGGGGCGCTGACGACGGTCCAGGACCGGGGCCGCCCGGGGTACGCGCACCTGGGGGTCCCGCGCTCGGGAGCCCTCGACACGGCGGCGTACGCGCTGGCCAACCGGCTCGTCGGCAACGCGCCGGACGCGGCGGCGCTGGAGACGACCCTGGACGGGGTCGGGCTGCGGGCCCTGGCTGCGACCGTCGTGGCGGTCACGGGCGCGCCCTGTCCGGTACGGATCTCCGGTCGCCCGGTGGCCTGGGGGGCGCCGGTCCGGCTCCCGGCCGGGGCGGAGCTGGAGGTGGGCCGGACGGAGTCGGGAGTGCGCGGCTACGTCGCGGTGCGGGGAGGCCTGGTCGGCCCGCCGGTCCTGGGCAGTCGCTCCACGGACCTGCTGTCCGGGCTGGGGCCGCCGGTCCTGTCGGCCGGGATGCTGCTGCCGGTGGGCCCGCCGGGCCCGGATCCGGCCCCCGGGGCGGATGCCTGCGGCTTGCCCGGGCCGCCTGCGGAGCTGCTGCTCCCGCTGCGGCTGGGGCCGCGGGCGGACTGGTTCACGGGAGCCTCCCTCGCCGGGCTGTGGCGCTCGGAGTTCCGCGTCTCGGCGGCGTCCAACCGCATCGGCCTGCGCACGGAGGCGGGCACCGCGCTGGTCCGCGCCCGGACCGGCGAGCTGCCCAGCGAGGGCATGGTGCTGGGCGCGGTCCAGGTGCCGCCGGACGGGCTGCCGGTGGTGTTCCTGGCCGATCACCCGGTGACGGGCGGCTATCCGGTGGTGGGCGTGGTCCCGCCGGGCCGGGCCCTGGACGCGGCGGCGCAGGCCCGGCCGGGGATCCCGGTCAGGTTCGTGAGGTCCCGATGA
- a CDS encoding 5-oxoprolinase subunit B family protein — MRTLVVGGGALLIELDSADEVAALHAELLRRRDAGELGPVRDLVPAARTVLLDGVRDPAALGARIARWAVPPLAPTQGSLVTVPVRYDGPDLAEVARLWGVAPREVPGIVGGAVFRVAFCGFAPGFGYLTGLPERFHVPRRGTPRTAVPAGSLALAGEYAGVYPRSSPGGWQLIGSTDAVLWDPEREPAALFAPGVRVRFTQEDGRG, encoded by the coding sequence GTGAGGACGCTCGTGGTGGGCGGTGGGGCGCTGCTGATCGAGCTGGACTCGGCGGACGAGGTCGCCGCGCTCCACGCCGAGCTGCTGCGCCGCCGGGACGCGGGCGAGCTGGGACCCGTACGGGACCTCGTGCCGGCCGCGCGGACCGTGCTGTTGGACGGCGTACGGGACCCGGCGGCGCTCGGTGCCCGGATCGCGCGGTGGGCGGTGCCGCCGCTCGCGCCCACGCAGGGGTCGCTGGTGACCGTCCCGGTGCGGTACGACGGCCCGGACCTGGCTGAGGTGGCCCGGTTGTGGGGGGTCGCCCCGCGGGAGGTCCCGGGGATCGTCGGCGGGGCCGTCTTCCGGGTGGCCTTCTGCGGTTTCGCGCCGGGCTTCGGCTACCTGACGGGGCTGCCGGAGCGGTTCCACGTCCCCCGCCGCGGGACGCCCCGTACGGCCGTCCCGGCGGGCTCGCTGGCGCTGGCCGGGGAGTACGCGGGGGTGTACCCGCGCTCCTCCCCCGGCGGCTGGCAGCTGATCGGCTCCACGGACGCGGTGCTCTGGGACCCGGAGCGGGAACCGGCGGCGCTCTTCGCGCCCGGGGTCCGCGTGCGGTTCACGCAGGAGGACGGCCGTGGCTGA
- a CDS encoding LamB/YcsF family protein has translation MDSMIASARVIDLNADLGEGFGRWALTDDEALLSVVTSANVACGFHAGDPSIMRRVCELAAERGVRIGAQVSYRDLAGFGRRSMDVPPDELADEVAYQIGALEVFARAAGSRVSYVKPHGALYNRTVHDAGQAAAVVAGVRLAAGSGATGGLPVLGLPGSLLLAAAGEAGLAPVPEAFADRAYTPAGTLVPRSEPDAVLHDPDTVVARAVRMAAEGAVTAADGAPVRVAARSLCLHGDTPGAAGLARRVREALGAAGVRVEAFA, from the coding sequence ATGGATTCCATGATCGCATCCGCTCGCGTGATCGACCTCAACGCCGACCTCGGCGAGGGCTTCGGGCGCTGGGCGCTCACCGACGACGAGGCCCTGCTCTCCGTCGTCACGAGCGCCAATGTGGCCTGCGGCTTCCACGCCGGCGACCCGTCCATCATGCGCCGGGTCTGCGAACTGGCCGCGGAGCGGGGCGTGCGGATCGGCGCGCAGGTGTCCTACCGCGATCTGGCCGGCTTCGGGCGGCGCTCCATGGACGTGCCGCCGGACGAGCTCGCCGACGAGGTGGCCTACCAGATCGGGGCGCTGGAGGTGTTCGCGCGGGCGGCCGGCTCCCGGGTGTCCTACGTGAAACCGCACGGCGCGCTCTACAACCGCACCGTGCACGACGCCGGCCAGGCCGCCGCCGTCGTCGCGGGCGTCCGGCTCGCGGCCGGGTCCGGTGCCACCGGGGGCCTGCCGGTGCTGGGGCTGCCCGGGTCGCTGCTGCTCGCCGCCGCCGGGGAGGCCGGCCTGGCTCCCGTACCGGAGGCCTTCGCCGACCGCGCCTACACGCCCGCCGGGACCCTGGTCCCGCGCAGCGAGCCGGACGCCGTGCTGCACGACCCGGACACGGTCGTGGCCCGGGCCGTCCGAATGGCGGCCGAGGGTGCGGTGACGGCGGCCGACGGGGCGCCGGTCCGGGTGGCCGCGCGCTCGCTGTGCCTGCACGGGGACACCCCCGGGGCGGCCGGGCTCGCCCGCCGGGTCCGCGAGGCGCTGGGCGCGGCCGGGGTCCGGGTGGAGGCCTTCGCGTGA